One segment of Bradyrhizobium sp. CB2312 DNA contains the following:
- a CDS encoding PAS domain-containing hybrid sensor histidine kinase/response regulator: MLHDWGVIAAAFGYIGFLFLVASHGDRRSPAGPGRASGLIYPLSLAIYCTSWTFFGSVGFATRTSTDFLAIYVGPILMIGLGAGVLRRVIQLAKTHNITSIADFIGARYGKSQAVAATVALIAIIGSVPYIALQLKAVASSLETILSEDQAFSHIPILGDMALMVTLAMAAFAVLFGTRQTDATEHQHGLMLAVATESIVKLVAFLAAGIFVTFWMFSPHELIERAMKTPEAVRAINYSPSIGNFLTMTLLSLCAVMLLPRQFHVSVVENSSDAEVGRARWLFPLYLVAINVFVIPIALAGLVTFPFGTAEPDMYVLALPMEGGADLLSVAIFVGGLSAATAMVIVECVALSIMVSNDLVVPLVLQRRPEGRTGGADFSDFLLRSRRLAIFAIMVMAYFYYRALGNTQLAAIGLLSFAAIAQLAPSFFGGLLWRRGTARGAIGGMMVGFAVWLYTLFMPSFMDSSTTGILLLQHGPFGIEALRPQALFGADLPPLMHGVIWSLSLNILTYVLLSLARQPSSIELVQADLFVPNTLAPISPSFRRWRTTVTVQDIQTTVAQYLGPDRARHSFEAFSARRNMRLEPAAPADFELLQHAEHLIASSIGAASSRLVMSLLLRKRTVSAKAALKLLDDSHAALHFNREILQTALNHVRQGIAVFDADLQLICSNRQFGDLLNVPPHFIQFGTPLREILEFMGVSDLAGDTDREAMIEQRLVAYTTDSEPYLERLPERHMVIEVLTNRMPGGGFVITFTDVTPTFEAAEALERANASLEKRVRDRTEELTRLNSELARAKSAAEDASSSKTRFLAAASHDILQPLNAARLYITSLIERQHSGEETRLVENIDESLQAIEEILGALLDISRLDAGAMATSISSFRMADLMRSLEIEFAPIARAKGLALAFVPCSLPVESDRLLLRRLLQNLISNAIKYTPRGRVLVGCRRRGPSLKICVYDTGVGIPSAKRAEIFKEFHRLEQGARIARGLGLGLSIVERLARVLKHGIAIDGNKSGGSVFSVTVPTAKAVTHTAAVTSATPLARTPISGALIVCIENDAAILDGMRTLLKAWDAEVIAVADPEGAIAAIEKAGRRVTGLLVDYHLDRGNGIAAIRDIRRRFGDTIPAILITADRSPAVQVAARDEKIAVLNKPVKPASLRALLGQWRTQQMVAAE; encoded by the coding sequence ATGCTGCACGACTGGGGCGTGATCGCCGCCGCCTTCGGCTATATCGGCTTCCTGTTCCTGGTGGCGAGCCATGGCGACCGCCGCTCGCCAGCGGGGCCCGGCCGCGCCTCGGGGCTGATCTATCCGCTGTCGCTGGCGATCTACTGCACCTCCTGGACCTTCTTCGGCTCGGTCGGCTTCGCCACCCGCACCTCGACCGACTTCCTTGCGATCTATGTCGGCCCGATCCTGATGATCGGGCTTGGCGCCGGCGTGCTCCGCCGCGTGATCCAGCTCGCCAAAACCCACAACATCACCTCGATCGCCGACTTCATCGGCGCGCGCTACGGCAAGAGCCAGGCGGTGGCGGCAACCGTGGCGCTGATCGCGATCATCGGCTCGGTGCCCTACATCGCACTCCAGCTCAAGGCGGTGGCGTCCTCGCTGGAAACCATCCTCAGCGAGGACCAGGCGTTCTCCCACATCCCGATCCTGGGCGACATGGCGCTGATGGTGACGCTGGCGATGGCGGCCTTCGCGGTTCTGTTCGGCACGCGGCAGACCGATGCCACCGAGCACCAGCACGGATTGATGCTGGCGGTCGCGACCGAATCCATCGTCAAGCTGGTCGCCTTTCTCGCCGCCGGCATCTTCGTCACCTTCTGGATGTTCTCGCCCCATGAGTTGATCGAGCGCGCGATGAAAACGCCGGAGGCGGTGCGCGCCATCAACTATTCGCCGTCGATCGGCAATTTCCTGACCATGACGCTGCTGTCGCTGTGCGCGGTGATGCTGCTGCCGCGCCAGTTCCACGTCAGCGTGGTGGAGAATTCATCCGATGCCGAGGTCGGCCGCGCGCGCTGGCTGTTTCCGCTCTACCTCGTCGCCATCAACGTGTTCGTGATTCCGATCGCGCTCGCCGGTCTCGTCACCTTCCCGTTCGGCACGGCTGAACCGGACATGTATGTGCTGGCGCTGCCGATGGAGGGAGGCGCGGACCTGCTCAGCGTCGCCATCTTCGTCGGCGGCCTGTCGGCGGCAACCGCGATGGTGATCGTCGAATGCGTCGCGCTGTCGATCATGGTATCGAACGACCTCGTGGTGCCCCTGGTGCTGCAACGGCGGCCGGAGGGACGCACCGGCGGGGCCGATTTCAGCGACTTCCTGCTGCGCTCGCGGCGCCTGGCGATCTTCGCCATCATGGTGATGGCCTATTTCTACTATCGCGCGCTCGGCAACACCCAGCTCGCGGCAATCGGCCTGCTCTCCTTTGCCGCCATCGCCCAGCTTGCACCGAGCTTCTTCGGCGGTCTGTTGTGGCGGCGGGGGACCGCGCGCGGCGCAATCGGCGGCATGATGGTCGGCTTCGCGGTGTGGCTCTACACGCTGTTCATGCCGAGCTTCATGGATTCCTCGACCACAGGCATCCTGCTGCTCCAGCACGGCCCGTTCGGGATCGAGGCGCTGCGGCCGCAGGCCTTGTTCGGCGCCGACCTGCCGCCGCTGATGCATGGCGTGATCTGGTCGCTGTCGCTCAACATCCTCACCTATGTGCTGCTGTCGCTGGCGCGCCAGCCCTCGTCGATCGAGCTGGTGCAGGCCGATCTGTTCGTGCCCAACACGCTCGCGCCGATCTCGCCGAGCTTCCGCCGCTGGCGCACCACCGTCACGGTGCAGGACATCCAGACCACGGTCGCGCAATATCTCGGGCCGGACCGCGCGCGGCATTCGTTCGAGGCCTTCTCGGCCAGACGCAACATGCGGCTGGAGCCTGCGGCGCCTGCCGATTTCGAGCTGTTGCAGCACGCCGAGCACCTGATCGCCTCCTCGATCGGTGCGGCCTCCTCGCGCCTCGTGATGTCGCTGCTGCTGCGCAAGCGCACGGTGTCGGCGAAAGCCGCGCTGAAGCTGCTCGACGATTCCCATGCCGCGCTGCATTTCAACCGCGAGATCCTTCAGACCGCGCTCAACCACGTGCGTCAGGGCATCGCGGTGTTCGACGCCGATCTGCAACTGATCTGCTCCAACCGGCAGTTCGGCGACCTCCTCAACGTCCCCCCGCATTTCATCCAGTTCGGCACGCCCTTGCGCGAGATCCTGGAATTCATGGGCGTGAGCGATCTGGCCGGTGACACCGATCGCGAGGCGATGATCGAGCAGCGGCTCGTGGCCTACACCACCGACAGCGAGCCCTATCTGGAGCGCCTGCCGGAACGCCACATGGTCATTGAGGTGCTGACTAACCGCATGCCCGGCGGCGGCTTCGTCATCACCTTCACCGACGTCACGCCGACCTTCGAGGCTGCGGAAGCCCTGGAGCGTGCCAATGCGTCGCTGGAAAAGCGCGTGCGCGACCGCACCGAGGAATTGACGCGGCTGAACTCCGAGCTGGCGCGGGCCAAGAGCGCGGCGGAGGACGCCAGCAGCTCCAAGACACGCTTTCTTGCAGCCGCCAGCCACGACATTCTCCAGCCGCTGAATGCGGCGCGGCTCTACATCACGAGCCTGATCGAGCGCCAGCACAGCGGCGAGGAGACGCGGCTGGTCGAGAACATCGACGAATCGCTGCAAGCCATCGAGGAGATCCTCGGCGCGCTGCTCGACATCTCGAGGCTCGATGCCGGCGCGATGGCGACCTCGATCTCGAGCTTCAGGATGGCGGATCTGATGCGCTCGCTGGAGATCGAGTTCGCGCCGATCGCGCGCGCCAAGGGTCTCGCGCTCGCCTTCGTGCCCTGCTCGCTTCCGGTCGAATCCGATCGCCTGCTGCTGCGGCGCCTGCTCCAGAACCTGATCTCCAACGCGATCAAATACACCCCGCGCGGGCGCGTGCTAGTCGGCTGCCGCCGCCGCGGCCCCTCGCTCAAGATCTGCGTCTACGACACCGGCGTCGGCATTCCCTCGGCCAAGCGCGCCGAGATCTTCAAGGAATTCCACCGCCTCGAACAGGGCGCGCGGATCGCGCGCGGCCTCGGGCTCGGCCTCTCGATCGTCGAACGGCTGGCGCGCGTGCTCAAGCACGGCATCGCCATCGACGGCAACAAAAGCGGGGGCTCCGTGTTCTCCGTGACGGTGCCGACGGCGAAGGCGGTCACACATACGGCCGCCGTGACCAGCGCGACGCCGCTGGCCCGCACGCCGATCTCGGGCGCCCTGATCGTCTGCATCGAGAACGACGCGGCGATCCTCGACGGCATGCGCACGCTGCTGAAAGCCTGGGACGCCGAGGTGATTGCGGTCGCCGATCCCGAGGGTGCGATCGCGGCGATCGAAAAAGCCGGCCGCCGCGTCACCGGCCTGCTCGTCGACTATCATCTCGACCGCGGCAACGGCATCGCCGCGATCCGCGACATCCGCCGTCGCTTCGGCGATACCATCCCCGCGATCCTGATCACCGCCGACCGCAGCCCCGCCGTGCAGGTCGCCGCCCGCGACGAGAAGATCGCAGTGCTCAACAAGCCGGTGAAGCCGGCCTCGCTGCGCGCCCTGCTCGGCCAGTGGCGCACCCAGCAGATGGTGGCGGCGGAGTGA
- a CDS encoding SDR family NAD(P)-dependent oxidoreductase, with protein MSKTWFISGSSRGLGRAITEAALAAGDQVVATARSLGPLEPLRERLGERLQLATLDVTDEAAAQAAIDLAVTAFGGLDVVVNNAGFGDLGSVEDTSLESFRQQIEANLIGTIIVTKAAIPVLRRQRRGHIMQVSSVGGRIGAPARAPYSAAKWGIEGFSESLAREMALIGVHVTIVEPGGFRTDFAQAAHDTDEGRPEYDAVVGAAVRMQRDYDGRQPGDPAKAAAVVLKLANMDRPPLRIALGSDAVSAIAATDRQRLDELERWRALSVSTDF; from the coding sequence ATGTCGAAGACCTGGTTCATCAGCGGCAGCTCGCGCGGGCTCGGCCGCGCCATCACCGAAGCGGCGCTTGCGGCGGGCGACCAGGTGGTTGCCACGGCTCGGAGCCTCGGCCCGCTCGAGCCCCTGCGGGAACGTTTAGGAGAAAGACTGCAGCTCGCAACGCTTGATGTCACCGACGAGGCCGCCGCTCAGGCGGCGATCGATCTTGCCGTGACAGCATTCGGCGGCCTCGACGTGGTCGTGAACAACGCGGGCTTCGGCGATCTCGGATCGGTCGAGGATACCAGCCTGGAGTCCTTTCGGCAGCAGATCGAGGCGAATCTCATCGGCACCATCATCGTCACCAAGGCGGCGATTCCCGTGCTGCGCCGGCAGCGTCGCGGGCACATCATGCAGGTCTCGTCCGTCGGCGGCCGGATCGGCGCGCCGGCCCGCGCACCTTATTCGGCGGCGAAATGGGGGATCGAAGGCTTTTCGGAATCGTTGGCGCGCGAGATGGCGCTGATCGGCGTGCATGTGACGATCGTCGAGCCCGGCGGTTTCCGGACGGACTTTGCTCAGGCCGCGCATGACACCGACGAGGGGCGTCCGGAGTACGACGCGGTGGTCGGCGCCGCCGTCCGGATGCAGCGTGATTACGATGGCCGCCAGCCAGGCGACCCGGCCAAGGCCGCCGCTGTCGTGCTGAAGCTTGCCAACATGGATCGCCCGCCTCTGCGCATCGCGCTCGGCAGCGATGCCGTCAGCGCCATCGCGGCGACCGACCGGCAGCGTCTCGACGAGCTGGAGAGGTGGCGCGCGCTCAGCGTCTCCACGGACTTCTGA
- a CDS encoding cytochrome P460 family protein produces the protein MTSSEPEMKKRFGATAITLAVLLLVVLLTCVPYLVSIALAEGPAQSNPADASPIFGVTIPDGYKQWELIAPAEEAAPLDELRAVVGNQTAIEAYQAGRLPFPDGTILVKRAWKRKQSPEFASATIPGAATTVQVMVKDAKKYASTGGWGFGRFVNGKPVDEAQHRTCWGCHEARAKSRDYVFTRLAP, from the coding sequence ATGACGTCCAGCGAACCTGAAATGAAAAAGCGCTTCGGCGCCACGGCGATCACATTGGCCGTGCTGCTTCTTGTCGTTCTCCTGACCTGTGTGCCCTATCTGGTCTCGATCGCTCTTGCTGAAGGGCCGGCGCAAAGCAATCCGGCCGACGCCTCGCCGATCTTCGGCGTCACGATTCCTGACGGGTACAAGCAGTGGGAGCTGATCGCGCCGGCCGAAGAGGCCGCGCCGCTCGACGAGCTTCGCGCTGTTGTCGGCAACCAGACCGCAATCGAGGCCTATCAGGCCGGCAGGCTGCCGTTCCCCGACGGCACCATTCTGGTCAAGCGCGCCTGGAAGCGGAAACAGTCGCCCGAGTTCGCATCCGCGACGATCCCCGGCGCCGCCACCACGGTGCAGGTGATGGTCAAGGACGCCAAAAAATATGCCTCCACCGGTGGCTGGGGCTTTGGCCGCTTCGTCAATGGCAAGCCGGTGGATGAGGCGCAGCACCGCACCTGCTGGGGCTGCCACGAGGCCCGCGCCAAGAGCCGCGATTACGTGTTCACGCGGCTCGCGCCCTGA
- a CDS encoding alpha/beta hydrolase — MKQLIDQHRRKFFGVAAGTVAVGLGVIDLALAQTEAQRSRASNASFGPIKQIDAGVLNVGYAEAGPSNGPVAILLHGWPYDIHAFVDVAPILAKAGYRVIIPYLRGYGSTQFLSSETPRNGEPAAMAVDIIALMDKLDIKTAVVAGFDWGARTADIIAALWPERCRALVSVSGYLISSQAAGNAPLPPSAELQWWYQFYFATERGRAGYEKYTHDFAKLIWKLASPQWKFDDATFDRSAAALDNKDHVAITIHNYRWRLGLAQGEAKYEEIEKKLAAAPVIRVPTITMEGDANGAPHPDPSAYAKKFEGRYDFRLITGGIGHNLPQEAPEAFAKAVIDAEGT, encoded by the coding sequence ATGAAGCAGCTCATCGACCAGCATCGTCGCAAGTTTTTTGGCGTCGCCGCAGGGACCGTCGCCGTCGGCCTCGGCGTGATCGACCTCGCCCTCGCCCAAACCGAAGCGCAGCGATCCCGAGCATCGAACGCGTCCTTCGGCCCGATCAAGCAGATCGATGCCGGCGTCCTCAACGTCGGCTATGCCGAGGCTGGCCCGTCGAACGGTCCCGTCGCGATCCTGCTGCACGGCTGGCCCTACGACATTCACGCCTTCGTCGATGTCGCGCCGATCCTGGCAAAGGCCGGCTATCGCGTCATCATCCCATATCTGCGTGGTTACGGCTCGACGCAGTTCCTCTCCAGCGAGACGCCGCGCAACGGCGAGCCCGCTGCAATGGCCGTCGACATCATCGCGCTGATGGACAAGCTCGACATCAAGACGGCGGTCGTCGCCGGCTTCGACTGGGGCGCGCGCACCGCCGACATCATCGCTGCGTTGTGGCCGGAGCGCTGCCGCGCGCTGGTGTCGGTCAGCGGCTATCTGATCTCGAGCCAGGCCGCGGGAAATGCGCCGCTGCCGCCGTCGGCCGAGCTGCAATGGTGGTACCAGTTCTATTTCGCGACCGAGCGCGGCCGCGCCGGATACGAGAAGTACACGCATGATTTCGCAAAGCTGATCTGGAAGCTTGCCTCGCCGCAATGGAAGTTCGACGACGCGACGTTCGACCGGAGCGCGGCGGCGCTCGACAACAAGGATCATGTCGCGATCACGATCCACAATTACCGCTGGCGGCTCGGGCTCGCCCAGGGCGAAGCAAAGTACGAGGAGATCGAAAAGAAGCTCGCCGCAGCTCCGGTGATCCGCGTTCCGACGATCACGATGGAGGGCGACGCCAACGGCGCGCCGCACCCCGATCCCAGCGCCTATGCCAAGAAGTTCGAGGGCCGGTACGATTTCCGCCTGATCACCGGCGGCATCGGTCACAATCTGCCGCAGGAAGCGCCGGAAGCGTTTGCCAAGGCCGTCATCGACGCCGAGGGCACCTGA
- a CDS encoding organic hydroperoxide resistance protein, protein MTQAAKLIYTARTHTSGGRGDGMSRSSDGRLDVKLSPPGGAGVGTNPEQLFAAGWSACFEGAMEIAARKRKIVLPRKSAIDAEIDLLHDDGTYALRARLNVSLPGLDHEVARGIVDEAHQTCPYSRAVRGNIDVTVALI, encoded by the coding sequence ATGACGCAAGCGGCAAAGCTGATCTACACGGCGAGGACCCACACCAGCGGCGGACGAGGGGACGGCATGTCCCGCAGCTCCGACGGCCGCCTGGATGTCAAATTGTCGCCACCGGGCGGAGCAGGCGTCGGCACCAACCCCGAGCAGTTGTTCGCGGCCGGCTGGTCGGCATGTTTCGAAGGCGCCATGGAGATCGCCGCGCGCAAGCGGAAAATCGTGCTTCCCAGGAAAAGCGCGATCGATGCGGAAATCGACCTTCTCCATGACGATGGCACTTACGCTCTGCGGGCGCGCCTCAATGTCAGCCTGCCGGGCCTCGATCACGAGGTCGCGCGCGGCATCGTCGATGAGGCGCACCAGACCTGTCCTTATTCCAGGGCCGTGCGCGGCAATATCGACGTCACGGTCGCACTGATCTGA
- a CDS encoding winged helix-turn-helix domain-containing protein produces the protein MIEPAAPAASTLSFGPFIVTPHERLVTRDGVALPMGAKSFDTLIALMSRPNEVISKWDLMAQVWPGMAVEEANLRFHIAALRKALGDGKDGARYITTLSGRGYCFVAPISQTEIQAERRTAPRRELPPVKLPNRLQRMVGRDDAIAAISDRLTTSRFVTITGPGGVGKTAVAVAIAHDLLETFSGAAHFVDLAALSDPDLVTTSILLMLGLPAQADDPLPALLAHLQDERMLLILDNCEHVIAAAASLAAEIFHAAPHVHILATSREALRVEGEQVYRLAPLAVPPDGSELTATTAQTYPALQLFLERASAGGAQIALDDANAAIVANICRKLDGMALAIELAAGRVEAYGLEQTATLLDERLNLLWQGQRTAPPRQKTLQATLDWSYGLLSDTERLVLRRLAVFAGHFTIDAALEVVPDERVDRSRLFDAIDSLVAKSMVAPRPIGAMMRYRLLDTTRAYLLEIEPDEAALAARHATYYRRWLEQAGTIWATVPSADERAIHFSALHNVRAALDWCFGAGGDAGIGIALAASASPLFLAMSLLIECRRWSERALLAIDPSTRGSAEEMHIQAALGLTLMFTRGGSEAARGALARGLAIAEGRGDAPNQLQLLGRMHIFHERIGQFDAALGYAQQSLKVAEALGDAASIALARSLLGVSLHLAGEHRDALTMLEAAWRGPGTERISTVYGFDHRNRAGISLAREFWLQGRPADASRLAQQTIAEAAQMDHPITLCIALIWAVSIDLWNGDLDAAEANIDRFIAHANSRSMGPYLAVGRGVKGELAIRRGDAAGGVETISACLGELHDVGYELLTTTLNIAQVHGLLALGQIEQSARQIDDAIHIVEQNGDHLYMPELLRMKAKVLLSLPEPNTGDAEACLMRSLKLSRDKGAKAWELRAAIDLAQLLAERRSRKDARQLLQAALEGFADGSETADIRAADALLATL, from the coding sequence ATGATTGAACCGGCCGCGCCCGCGGCGTCGACATTGTCGTTCGGGCCATTCATCGTGACGCCGCATGAGCGGCTCGTCACGCGCGACGGCGTCGCGCTGCCGATGGGTGCCAAGAGCTTCGATACGCTGATCGCGCTGATGTCGCGGCCGAACGAGGTCATCAGCAAATGGGACCTGATGGCGCAGGTCTGGCCCGGCATGGCCGTCGAGGAAGCCAATCTGCGCTTTCACATTGCAGCGCTTCGCAAAGCCCTCGGCGACGGAAAAGACGGCGCGCGCTACATCACCACGCTCTCCGGTCGCGGCTATTGCTTCGTTGCGCCGATCTCGCAAACGGAGATTCAGGCAGAACGCCGCACAGCGCCGCGGCGCGAGCTGCCGCCGGTGAAACTACCGAACCGGCTGCAGCGGATGGTCGGGCGTGACGATGCGATCGCAGCCATCTCTGACAGGCTCACGACCTCGCGGTTCGTGACGATCACCGGCCCCGGTGGGGTCGGCAAGACCGCTGTCGCCGTGGCGATTGCTCACGACCTGCTCGAGACATTCTCCGGCGCCGCGCACTTCGTTGACCTTGCTGCGCTGAGCGATCCCGATCTCGTGACCACCTCGATCCTGCTGATGCTGGGGCTGCCGGCGCAGGCCGACGACCCGCTGCCCGCGCTGCTCGCCCATCTTCAGGACGAGCGGATGCTGCTGATCCTGGACAATTGCGAGCATGTCATCGCCGCTGCGGCGTCGCTCGCAGCGGAGATTTTCCACGCCGCGCCGCATGTCCATATCCTCGCCACGAGTCGCGAAGCCCTGCGCGTCGAGGGCGAGCAAGTCTATCGCCTGGCGCCGCTTGCCGTTCCGCCCGACGGCAGCGAGCTGACCGCGACGACAGCACAGACCTATCCAGCGCTGCAGCTCTTCCTCGAGCGGGCGTCAGCCGGCGGGGCGCAGATCGCGCTCGACGATGCCAATGCCGCGATCGTCGCGAACATCTGCCGCAAGCTCGACGGCATGGCGCTAGCGATCGAGCTCGCCGCGGGCCGGGTCGAAGCCTACGGCCTAGAGCAGACGGCCACGCTGCTCGACGAGCGCCTCAATCTGCTCTGGCAGGGCCAGCGCACGGCGCCACCGCGCCAGAAGACGTTGCAGGCGACGCTGGACTGGAGCTACGGCCTCTTGTCCGACACCGAGCGCCTCGTGCTGCGCCGCCTCGCCGTCTTCGCGGGCCACTTCACCATCGACGCCGCGTTGGAGGTCGTGCCGGACGAGCGCGTCGACCGCTCCCGCCTGTTCGACGCCATCGACAGCCTAGTCGCCAAGTCGATGGTCGCACCGCGCCCGATCGGCGCCATGATGCGCTATCGCCTGCTCGACACGACGCGGGCCTATCTGCTCGAGATCGAGCCTGACGAGGCGGCACTCGCGGCCCGCCACGCGACCTACTATCGGCGATGGCTGGAGCAGGCCGGGACGATATGGGCCACCGTGCCGAGCGCCGACGAGCGCGCGATCCATTTCTCCGCGCTTCACAATGTGCGCGCCGCGCTCGACTGGTGCTTTGGCGCGGGCGGCGATGCCGGCATCGGCATTGCGCTCGCGGCATCGGCATCCCCGTTGTTCCTGGCGATGTCACTGCTGATCGAATGCCGGCGCTGGTCGGAACGGGCACTGCTTGCGATCGATCCGTCCACGCGCGGCAGCGCCGAGGAAATGCACATCCAGGCCGCGCTCGGCCTGACCTTGATGTTCACGCGCGGCGGCAGCGAAGCAGCGCGTGGGGCACTGGCGAGAGGTCTTGCGATCGCCGAAGGGCGCGGCGATGCGCCGAACCAGCTCCAGCTGCTCGGCCGCATGCATATCTTCCACGAACGAATAGGACAGTTCGACGCCGCGCTCGGCTATGCCCAGCAGAGCCTCAAGGTCGCCGAAGCTCTCGGCGATGCCGCTTCAATTGCGCTCGCAAGGTCGCTCCTGGGTGTCTCTCTGCATCTGGCCGGCGAGCATCGCGACGCGCTGACGATGCTGGAAGCGGCTTGGCGGGGCCCCGGCACGGAGCGGATCAGCACGGTGTACGGCTTCGATCACCGCAACCGGGCCGGCATCTCGCTGGCACGAGAGTTTTGGTTGCAGGGCCGGCCCGCGGATGCTTCACGACTGGCGCAGCAGACGATCGCCGAGGCCGCGCAGATGGACCATCCGATCACGCTCTGCATCGCGCTGATCTGGGCAGTGTCGATCGATCTCTGGAACGGCGATCTCGACGCCGCCGAAGCGAACATCGACCGTTTCATCGCACATGCCAATTCGCGCTCGATGGGCCCGTATCTCGCAGTCGGCCGTGGCGTCAAAGGCGAATTGGCGATCCGGCGCGGCGATGCCGCGGGCGGTGTCGAGACGATAAGCGCCTGCCTGGGTGAGCTTCACGACGTCGGCTACGAGCTGCTCACCACGACCCTCAACATCGCTCAGGTCCACGGCCTGCTGGCGCTCGGCCAGATCGAGCAGAGCGCACGCCAGATCGACGACGCGATCCACATCGTCGAGCAAAATGGCGATCATCTCTACATGCCCGAACTGCTGCGGATGAAGGCCAAGGTATTGCTGTCGCTACCGGAGCCGAATACCGGGGACGCGGAGGCCTGCCTCATGCGATCGCTGAAGCTCAGCCGCGACAAAGGCGCGAAAGCCTGGGAGCTGCGAGCGGCGATTGATCTTGCGCAGCTTCTTGCTGAACGGCGCAGCCGCAAGGACGCAAGGCAATTGCTCCAAGCGGCGCTCGAAGGTTTCGCCGATGGCTCCGAAACGGCCGATATCAGGGCGGCCGACGCGCTACTGGCGACGCTGTAG
- a CDS encoding response regulator transcription factor: MNAPSTHLVIADDHPLFRDALRQAVAGVLTSARIDEAGSFEDLTGLLEQASDVDLILLDLSMPGISGFSGLIYLRAQYPAIPVVIVSASDDNATIRRSLDFGASGFIPKRFGVETLRDAILKVMEGDVWVPADTDLSAAADPDTTRLRDRLVTLTPQQVRVLMMLSEGLLNKQIAYELGVSEATIKAHVSAILQKLGVESRTQAVIAAAKIAGGQWKQGTPTG; the protein is encoded by the coding sequence ATGAACGCTCCCTCGACCCATCTCGTCATTGCCGATGACCATCCCTTGTTCCGCGATGCGCTGCGGCAGGCGGTAGCGGGCGTCCTGACCTCGGCCAGGATCGACGAGGCCGGATCGTTCGAGGATCTGACCGGGCTTCTGGAACAGGCCTCCGACGTCGACCTGATCCTGCTCGACCTCTCGATGCCCGGGATCTCCGGCTTTTCCGGCCTGATCTATCTGCGCGCGCAATATCCGGCGATCCCGGTGGTCATCGTCTCGGCTTCCGACGACAATGCCACGATCCGCCGCTCGCTCGATTTCGGCGCCTCCGGCTTCATTCCGAAGCGGTTCGGCGTCGAGACGCTGCGCGACGCCATCCTCAAGGTGATGGAGGGCGACGTCTGGGTTCCCGCCGACACCGACCTCTCCGCCGCCGCCGATCCCGACACGACGCGCCTGCGCGACCGCCTGGTGACGCTGACGCCGCAGCAGGTGCGGGTGCTGATGATGCTGTCGGAAGGGCTGCTCAACAAGCAGATCGCCTATGAGCTCGGCGTGTCCGAGGCCACCATCAAGGCGCATGTCTCGGCGATCCTGCAAAAGCTCGGCGTCGAGAGCCGCACCCAGGCCGTGATCGCGGCGGCCAAGATCGCCGGCGGCCAGTGGAAGCAGGGCACCCCGACGGGGTAG